A stretch of DNA from Shewanella sediminis HAW-EB3:
AAATTCAATTATCTTGTCATCTATCACCGCAATACCCGCGTCATCGGGACAAAGATAGTACTCATTCACAAGGTTTCTCAAAGCCACAGTCCAGGGCATGGTATTGGGCCGCACCGCATCCGAATGCTCATCCATAAGCTGATTGAGCAACATGGAAGCATCCTTTATGTCACCGTCTACATGGGGCACAAATTGAAATGGTACCAGCGACAAGGAGGAAAGATCCTGCAGGTCCACATCATTAGTGTCACCGCAAAGCCGGGCACTCTCGATAGAGGGCGTCATTATCATAGCACCTGCACTGACCCCTATAATTGCCCCCCCATCGTTAAGGTAGGCTTGCAGCGATGTGAGCAGGTCTCTCTTTTTTAACCACTTAAGAAACCTGAAGGTATCACCACCGGATAGATGAATCGCATCGAAACCGAACATAGACGCGACAGCACTTTCATCGAAGTCCGACTCAAGTTCAACATGATTAGACAGATCCGCTCCTAACTCACGGTAGATAGCCTGTGTTGCCCGGTAATAGATCCGATCCGGGTCCGGCTGAGAGGCAATATAGGCGACACGCGTCATATCCGAGCTGAGTGCATTCAGAACACACCGAATCGTGGCCATTCCATTAACACTGCTATGATCGCTCACCAAAGCTAGTTTCATATCATTTTTTCCATAAAAACAACTCAATACAGACTAACGATGAAAGCAGCTGACAGCAATAATTAACTCACACGGCTCAGCCGTTACGGCGATTATCCTGACTGCTAAAAAGGAAATAACAACCAAATAACTTCAATCGCGTACCATTTTCAAAGCCTGCTATGCCTTGTAGAGAGAACGGTAATGGACAAAAATACGTCATACAAACGTCATCGATGATTAAGCTGTATTTTATCCACACCGTTTATTGTTATAATTATGATCTATTTGTTTATAGGGGTGTCTGCATCTTAAAGGCAGTTTCACCATATTGGAGCCACGCTATCCATGTTTCGTTCGCCTGTTCCCCTCATCACTCTCACCCTCTTTAGCCTGCTATTCTCCGCGTCCGGTGAGGCTAAATCCCAATATCAGGGGATAAGTGATGACTTTAAAACTCTGTTTCATTCTAAGTTGAAAAAAAATAAAGTGCCCGGTGGCGCCTTCGTCATTATTGAAGACGATGCCATTTTAAAGTTAAGCACCTACGGCAAGAGAGAGAAAGGAGGCAAACTCAACGTCAACTCCAACACCGTCTTTCGACTGGCGTCGGTATCTAAAACCTTTGCCGGTTCTCTGGCCACTATGCTGGTACACGAAAATCGATTTAGCTGGGACGATCCGTTAACTCAATATATGCCCGACTTCAGCCTGGCCGATCCCGTCGCCTCGAGACAGATCAACTTAGGCCACCTGATAGGCCAAAGTACCGGATTAATGCCGAACAGCTACGACAATATCCTCAACGCTAATCGTAAACTCGAAAAAATCATCCCAAAATTTTCCAAGTTAGAACCTATGTGCTCTCCTGGTAAATGTTACAGCTATCAGAACATCGCCTTCTCATTTATCCAACCAGTCATCGAACAACAAACCGGGAGTGAGTACGCCGATTTAGTGACAGAGCGGATATTTACCCCCCTTAAGATGACCTCTGCCTCTGTCGGCATGGACAAGTTTCTCGCCACCGATAACCGTGCGAAGCCACATGTTAAGACCCGCTCCGGGTTTAGAAAGGTCAAAGTTAAACCTAACTACTATCAGGTGGAACCCGCCGCAGGGGTTAACGCCAGTATTCTCGACATCTCTAAATGGTTAATCGCAAACTTGGGCAATAACCCTGACGTTCTCAGCCCAAGACTATTAGCGGAGATAAAAACCCCCGGAGTTCGCACCAGCAAAGAGTTAAGACGTCGCGCCTGGAAGAACTATCTCAATAACGCCCACTACGGTAAAGGTTGGCGGGTATATGATTTTGAGGGAGAGGAGCTCGTTTATCACGCCGGTTGGGTGGCAGGTTATGTGGCAGAAGTCGCCTACTCTCCTCGTCTGAAGATCGGTATGGCCATGCTACTCAACGGTGAATCCCGGGTTATCGGCGAGTTAGGTGCCAGTTTCTGGCATAGCGTGATGAAACAGCAAGCCACATTGACTGCTAAGAAATAACATCCATACCAGTGTCCCAAAGTTAGCTGGCCTTCGAATGAAGGCTGATTACATTTTCTATGTGGGTTGTTGATATTGGGTAGTTTGCTTGATGGTCATACCCTCAACGTTATCTATCACCTGCGGTGAGCTTATGTGCAAGTAATCTCTCGGTACGCTGTAAACCCGTCCCTGGGCGCTCTGCGATTTCATCCCTGAAATCGAAGTCCTCGTGCTCACTTGCACCTGAGTATCAATCTCTTCGATTCGGCCTTTTTGCTAGGATGCGTAACTCATTTCTGCCCCAAAACGATTCAGTTAAAATACACAGCCTTTATAAACCATCAGAATTTGCGATAAGAAACCTAATTGATAAAAGCGTCAAATAGAGCGTACAGCCGTAGTGAATTTTAAGAATGGGTTACTAAATCTAAGCAATAATTTCCAGCTACTTTGTTCAAAGCTGAAGTGATGAAACTTAATGGTTGTCCATTTATCATGGTTGCAAAAAACCAATCAAATTGATATCGTAACATACATTAAGCCATTGATTTATTGGTGATCTAGTGCTTAGGGTGTCAGAGTCCGTACTCGGTGAAATGTTTTTTTGCTGGGTGGTTCGATAAACCTCGTTACAAAGGCCGCGAGTTTGTAAATTTGGAAACGATAAGTGATTTATCACGATAAAAGCTAAAGGAGATAGTGTGGCATCATCAAGTATCCAAAAGGTTCAAAAGCAACGCTGGGCTAGAAAAGTATTTTCTCGCTTCGTTAATAGCAATAACCGTCGAGTAAGAACTAGAAAAAAATCTTTTGCGACTCTTCGAAGGAAGGCATCAGCATGTAGTAGCCCAAACTGTGCCAAATCCAAAACTGAGAAATTTAAGCTAACAGTTAATACCTTGAGTGTGGCACCATTCCATCCTGAAGATAGAACAAAATTGCTAAAATTCTTTGAGGATGTTAGCTCTTTTTTACAAGAATCTAATAAGAAGAGTAACTTTCATGGGGTTGTGCTATTAAACCTTGAGAAAGTAGTAAAAGTAGACCCTAGCGGGTGTGCTTTCTTGTTCTCCTACATCGAAATGTTTCAAGAGCTATATCCAAGAGTTAACTTTAAGATTAAGTATCCAAATCGAATTAAGCCTCATGCTGGTAGCTCAGTTGAGACAATCCAGCCTAATCATGTATTTAATCACTTAGAACTTTATAAACAATTAGGTAGCCCCAAAGCCCCCCTTTGTCATACACTTCCGCCTCCTAAACTTAAGATTTGGGAAACAAAGTCTTTTGCCAATAGCGACTCCTCATTAGTTGGGCAAATACTAGAAAATGTCTGTCACCAAGTCCCCAATGTCTCTAATGATCAGATAGCAAAAATATACAAGATACTGATAGAAGCCGTGAATAACTGCCCAGAGCACGCATACGATAAATCGTTCATGAATGAAAAAGGTTTACAGTATAAGAAAACTCGATGCTTATTTGCTATCATAGAAGGGCAGCTTGTTGTTGTTGTTGTTGCAGACCTTGGCGTGGGTATTCGCTATACTTTAGAACATGGAAAGGCAAAAGATTCGTGGGAGATTTTCAAACGATTCAATAGGTTAGTTCGGGGGAATAAGAGTTTCTCATCTAGAGATAGTGAATGTTTGAAAGGTATGATTAACATTAAAAATGTTCGTGAAAGAAGCTCCAGACACAAAGATTTTGATAATAGAGGTTATGGTGGTGTTGACCTACAGAATGCCATTAAAGGGCTAGAAGGCAGGCTTTTGATTATGTCGGGGAAAGGTTCTCTAATGTTAGACGCATCAAACCCCGACTCTATGGATGTAGATCCTAAAGATTTTGATACGGGATTGGATGGAACGCTAATTTCCATGTCTATTCCATTAACAGTTAAATAATGAGTAATCACATGTTCGATTTAAAAGTTACTGATTTTACGAAATACCCCGGCCCAAGGTACAAAGTTCTTGGACCAAACAGCGGGGAAGAGTTTCGAGAACAATATTTGATCGATGCCCTTAAAAGTAACTCTGAAGTTTCAGTTAACTTAGATGGAGTTCTTGGCTACGGTTCGTCATTCTTGGAAGAGATTTTTGGCGGTATTGTTCGTGCTATGCCTACTCACCCAGCATCTATGCATCCAAGTGGCGACAAGATCATTAAGTACGATTTTATTACGTTGGATATGATTAATTTTATTAAAAATAATTTAGTGTCTAACGATGACCCGTCAGTTATTAAAGAAATAAATAGCTATATCACTCGTCAGATTAAAGAGCTAGGGGGCAATTAGAATGACTTGGTGGATAGCTTTCATAATTGCTGTTTTAGGTTGGTACTTTACTGCTACCCAAAATGCGAGGAACAGCACCCGCTCATTGATAAACCAAGAGATAAAAGAAGCAAGAGCAAAGTTGCATGAGCTAATAGTGTCTTGTTCAAGTGATAGTTGCCAACTTCCGCTAAAATCAAATGGTAAATACTTCGTGAAGATGCAAACATATATCGTTTCTATTCAAGAACTTGATAAGTTGTATGCTTCTTATCACTTACCTTATTTCAAACATATTAGAGTTATAAGTGCTTGCGTATCGATATTGACTAAGCTTTCAAGACTCGAACCTTTTAAAAAGACAAAAGAGTTTATACAACGCTGGTGCTTACCTCAATCACATGGTGCAGCCTTAAACCATTATTCGAACTTTGAACTAACAGATCATACTTCTACGATTCGTCAGTCTTTAACTAGTGACGTGGAAGATGTGAACGAAGAGCAGCGCCTTGCAATGTTGAATCTGGAATACAAAAGCCTTTGCCTGTCATATCAGTTTGTTAGTTAGTTAGTTAGGATTAATGAGCCTAGTTAAAAAGCAGATATGTGGGGGTCAGTGTAAACTTTATTTGATTACCATACATTTCCTAATCTCACGACTCACCTTTAGAGCCTTAGCTCTAGCTCATTTATGTCCAGAAATGAGCTAGCTTGAGAATTCCTCGAAACCAAATTCGAAGAGATACCTTTCTCGAAACCAGAGTCAGGTGTAAACGCGGCTGTGACCTTCGGCATCAGGGATGATGTCGCAGAGCGTATAGGGACATATTCACAGCGTGTCACTGAAGTGTTTACACATAAGGCATGCTGCAAGCAATTAACTCCAACAAAACTATGCCATTCCATAAGCCAAACAAATACCGACACCGTCAGATGAATCATCCAAAAGATATTTGAAACTTGTTATCCGACAAGTAAACAAGTTTTTGTCCGGAGTTGAGTTGAAAAGTGCTCAAACTATTATTGTCCCCCGACAACTCAGCCCGATTCGATAGACACACAAGAGGTGTAGCAGGTAGAATACGCGCCCGATAAAATGATCTGACCTGTGGACTGTTTCACTATGAAAAACCAATTTGAATTGCTGGCACCCGGTGGCGATATAGATTCGATAAAAGCCGCCATTGTGGCGGGCGCCGATGCTATCTATTGCGGTTTAGATCATTTCAACGCGAGAACCCGAGCGGCAAATATCTCATTCGATGACTTGAACGGTATCTTAAGGCTGGCTCATAAGAGCGACTGCCAAATATTCCTGACGCTGAATATCATCATCTTAGAGAGTGAGCTCCCGGCGTTAATCCGCCTGCTCAATGAACTGGTTAACACAGGTATCGACGGCGTCATAATTCAAGACTTAGGCCTGTTTTATATCCTCTCCAGGTACTATAAAACCCTCGATGTACACGCATCAACTCAGGTGACGACACACAATGAGGGCCAGATATTATTTCTGAATAAGCTGGGTGCAGGCAGAACAAACCTTTCCCGCGAATTAAACATCGACGAGATTAAACAGCTAACAAAAGTCTCTCATCAGAACGATATGATGACAGAGGTGTTCGTTCACGGCTCTAACTGTATCGGCTTCTCCGGACTGTGCTATATCAGCTCAGCCCATGGCGGTAACTCAGGCAACCGGGGACGCTGCAGTCAGCCATGCAGGGACCAGTACCAAACGACTCGAGCAGGTAAAGATTTCCCCCTGAATCTCAAAGACAACTCCGCATTCTCAGATATTGCCGCGCTCGGTGACGCCGGTGTCGACTCGTTGAAGATCGAAGGCCGTATTAAGAAATTTGACTACGTCTATACCGTAGTCAGCAGCTGGAGAGAACAGATACAGCGCTATTGCCAGCATAAGAGCATAAAGAGTGACAATGAAGATCTCTATAAGGTTTTCAACCGAGACTTTACCAACGCCTACCTTAAGGGTGATATTAATAAAAATATGTTTATTGATAATCCAAGAGGCAACTCGGTTCAACATTTTACCGCCATCAAAGGTTATAACACTGAGGTAGAGATCCAGTCGGTTAAGCAATCCCTCTATGACGAAAAAACAGTCCTAATTCAAACCGTCGAAGAGAAGATAAAAGAGTTAAACATTGGAAAAACGCCGCTGACAATCAGAGTTTCCGGTAAATTAAACACGCCCTTAACCGTGTCGGTGGAGACACCGGATAAGG
This window harbors:
- a CDS encoding Type 1 glutamine amidotransferase-like domain-containing protein; this translates as MKLALVSDHSSVNGMATIRCVLNALSSDMTRVAYIASQPDPDRIYYRATQAIYRELGADLSNHVELESDFDESAVASMFGFDAIHLSGGDTFRFLKWLKKRDLLTSLQAYLNDGGAIIGVSAGAMIMTPSIESARLCGDTNDVDLQDLSSLSLVPFQFVPHVDGDIKDASMLLNQLMDEHSDAVRPNTMPWTVALRNLVNEYYLCPDDAGIAVIDDKIIEFGQPVIYRPNS
- a CDS encoding peptidase U32 family protein — encoded protein: MKNQFELLAPGGDIDSIKAAIVAGADAIYCGLDHFNARTRAANISFDDLNGILRLAHKSDCQIFLTLNIIILESELPALIRLLNELVNTGIDGVIIQDLGLFYILSRYYKTLDVHASTQVTTHNEGQILFLNKLGAGRTNLSRELNIDEIKQLTKVSHQNDMMTEVFVHGSNCIGFSGLCYISSAHGGNSGNRGRCSQPCRDQYQTTRAGKDFPLNLKDNSAFSDIAALGDAGVDSLKIEGRIKKFDYVYTVVSSWREQIQRYCQHKSIKSDNEDLYKVFNRDFTNAYLKGDINKNMFIDNPRGNSVQHFTAIKGYNTEVEIQSVKQSLYDEKTVLIQTVEEKIKELNIGKTPLTIRVSGKLNTPLTVSVETPDKEFTVHSDTNLFKAGKYTLDNACIKQRFKSLNNAKHEIAELNTEQLNADLLISFKELTVLKHRIEYLLNDEKALIEPITLTKLPKQRHSAKASLSALISSTKDLDLCDTGNAEIYYQLPDCIESQYSQLIELFSNNARLIPWFPSILIGEDYRAGVKLLKTIKPKLIVTNNTGIAQAAFENGIDWIAGPYLNITNSYSLLAMKEEFNCYGSFISNEINRKQIKHIAGCSDMKLYYSIYHPILLLTSRQCLFHQTTGCHKESMDADCLTECKKSVSIMNLKDTAFVIDKQTGEHNNMYGSQHFLNTEIVSDIPDMFSSFFIDLRGIRTNTRAGRDKSTIVRLFQMLLEGQSEAEAELHQLIGHTIDTQYKKGL
- a CDS encoding STAS-like domain-containing protein, with amino-acid sequence MFDLKVTDFTKYPGPRYKVLGPNSGEEFREQYLIDALKSNSEVSVNLDGVLGYGSSFLEEIFGGIVRAMPTHPASMHPSGDKIIKYDFITLDMINFIKNNLVSNDDPSVIKEINSYITRQIKELGGN
- a CDS encoding serine hydrolase domain-containing protein; the protein is MFRSPVPLITLTLFSLLFSASGEAKSQYQGISDDFKTLFHSKLKKNKVPGGAFVIIEDDAILKLSTYGKREKGGKLNVNSNTVFRLASVSKTFAGSLATMLVHENRFSWDDPLTQYMPDFSLADPVASRQINLGHLIGQSTGLMPNSYDNILNANRKLEKIIPKFSKLEPMCSPGKCYSYQNIAFSFIQPVIEQQTGSEYADLVTERIFTPLKMTSASVGMDKFLATDNRAKPHVKTRSGFRKVKVKPNYYQVEPAAGVNASILDISKWLIANLGNNPDVLSPRLLAEIKTPGVRTSKELRRRAWKNYLNNAHYGKGWRVYDFEGEELVYHAGWVAGYVAEVAYSPRLKIGMAMLLNGESRVIGELGASFWHSVMKQQATLTAKK